Genomic DNA from Luteitalea sp.:
GACCACGAGAATGTGTCGATTGGCAAGGCGGGCCGCAGCCGCTGGCTCGGGCGCCGACCACACGTGCGTGGCGTCGCGATGAACCCGGTCGATCATCCGCTGGGGGGTGGCGAGGGCAAGAGCGCGGGCGGCCGGCACCCGGTGTCGCCGTGGGGAATGCCGACGAAAGGCTACAAGACGCGTGGCCGCAAGCGGTCGGATCGGTTCATCGTGCAGCGGAGACAGAAGTGACCACTTCAGGATTCAGGTATGAGTAGATCGCTGAAGAAAGGCCCGTTCGTCGACACGCCCTTGTTGGAGAAGGTCGAGGTCATGAATCGGGCGGGCAACAAGCAGGTGATCAAGACCTGGTCGCGGCGCTCGACGGTCGTGCCGGAGATGGTTGGCCACACGATCGCGGTGCACAACGGCAAGAAGTTCGTGCCGGTGTATCTCACCGAGAACATGGTCGGTCACAAGCTGGGCGAGTTCGCGCCCACCCGCACATTCAGGGGACACACGTCGAAGACCGAGAAAACGGCGGGCAGAGGATAGGACGATGATCGAGGCGCAGGCAACAGCGAAGTACGTCCGCACGTCCGCGCAGAAAGCGGGGCTGGTGCTCGACTTGATTCGCGGCCGCAATGTTCCCCAGGCGACGGCCACGCTCAAGTTCTCGCGGAAGCGTGTGGCACGAGCGATTGAAAAAGTCTTGCACTCTGCGGTGGCCAACGCGCAGCAGAAGGATGGGTTTGGCGGCGACGTGGATCAGCTCTACGTCAAGGGTTGCCATGCCAATCAAGGGCCATCGCTGAAACGGATTCGCCCGGCGCCCATGGGACGGGCGTTTCGGGTGCTCAAGCGGACGACGCACGTGACGATTGCGGTGGCAGAGCGGCCCGCGGCGGTCCGGCTTCCGGACACGGCATCGAAGAGCGCACGACCTGCCCGGCGAGGGGCGCCGCGCAAGCGCGCGCAGGGAAGCTCTGACCGCGGCCGAGCGGCGAGAGCGAAGAAGGCGGACGCATAGCGAGCCGCCGAGGCGTCGAGGAACACATGGGCCAGAAGGTACATCCATACGGCTTTCGGCTGGGGTTCAACAAGACCTGGCAATCGCGCTGGTATGCGGACAAGGACTACGCGAAGCTGCTGCACGAGGACCTCGCGTTGCGCGCGGACCTCAAGCGCCGTTTTTCGCACGCCGGTGTGGCCAAGGTCGAGATCGAGCGCGCCGCCAACAAACTGAAGATCGACATTCACACCTCGCGGCCAGGCATCATCATCGGCCGCAAAGGCACGGAAGTCGACAAGTTGAAGGGCGAGGTGCAGAAGCGCACCCAGCGCGAGGTGTTCATCAACATTCAGGAGATTCAAAAACCGGAGCTCGATGCGCAGCTCATCTCCGAGTCGGTGGCGATGCAGCTCGAGAAGCGCGTGGCGTTCCGGCGGGCGATGCGAAAAGCCGTGGAGTCGGCGCTGCGCTTTGGGGCGCGCGGCATCAAGATCCGCGTCTCGGGGCGGCTGAACGGCGCGGAGATCGCGCGCTCCGAATGGTATCTGCACGGACAGTTGCCGCTGCAGACGCTGCGTGCCGACATCGACTACGGCTACGCCGTCGCGCGCACGACGTATGGCGTCATCGGCGTGAAGGTGTGGCTGTACAAGGGTGAGCGCGTCGTGATGCGCGCGCCCCGCGAGGAAGAGTACCGACCGGGGCGCCGCGCTGCGCGCGGCGCCTGACGGTGAATAGTGAGTAGTGGTCACTGACCACTGAAGAGAGGCAGAGACAGCTATGTTGATGCCAAAGAAGGTGAAGTTCCGCAAGCAGCAGCGGGGCCGTATGCGCGGGAAGGCATGGCGCGGCTCCGAGGTGGCGTTTGGGGACTTCGGGTTGAAAGCGCTGGAGCCGTGCTGGCTCACGGCGCGGCAGATCGAGGCGGCGCGTGTCGCCATGACGCGGTTCGTGAAGCGCGGCGGCAAGATTTGGATCCGAGTGTTTCCGGACAAGCCGCTCTCGAAGAAGCCGCAGGAGACCCGCATGGGGAAGGGGAAAGGCGCGCCCGAGCTGTGGGTGACGGTTGTCCGGCCCGGGCGGATCCTCTTCGAGATGGAAGGGGTGGCTGAATCGGAAGCGCGGCGCGCCATGCAGCTGGCCGCCGCCAAGCTCCCCATCAAGACGCGGTTCGCGACACGATTTGCGGCGGAGAAGGCGTCATGAAGCGTGTGGCACAGTTCCAGGAGATGGGCGTCGATGCGCTCCACCAGCGAGAGCTAGAGTTGGGCGACGAGCTGTTTCGGCTGCGGATGCAAAAAGCAACCGGGCAACTCGAGAAGGCACCCAAGCTTCGTGAGGTCCGCCGCGATATCGCGCGGGTGAAGACGTTGCTTCGTCAGAAGGTGAGCAGAGCCGGAGCAACAGGCTGAGAGGCACATGGCAGTCAAGACGGAACTCCAAGGGCTCGTCGTCAGCGACAAGATGGACAAGACCGTGGTCGTTGCGGTGACCAGGCGGGTGCCGCATCCCCTCTACGGGAAGATCATGCGGCGGACCAAGAAGTTCGTGGCGCATGACGCGGCGAACGCCGCCAAGATCGGGGACCGCGTGGTCATCATCGCCTCGCGTCCGCTCAGCCGCCTCAAGCGCTGGGCCGTCACCCGGATTGTGAAACCGGCGCGGGGAATGTAGCGCGGAGACCGACCATGATCCAGATGCGCACGATTCTCGACGTCGCCGATAACTCCGGCGCCCGCAAGATCGCGGTGATCAATCCGCTCGGCGGATCGACCGGAAGCAGTGCACGCCTCGGAGACATCGTCACGGCGTCGGTGAAAGAGGCGTCGCCAGACGGCAACGTCAAGAAGGGGCAGGTGGTCAAGGCGGTCATCGTACGAACGCGGAAGGAGCAGCGCCGCAGGGATGGCAGCTATATCCGATTCGACCGCAATGCCGCCGTCCTCGTGAACGACCAGGGTGAGCCGATCGGCACCCGCGTGTTTGGCCCTGTCGCGCGTGAGCTGCGTGAGCGCCGGTTCATGAAGATCGTTTCTCTGGCGCCGGAGGTTTTGTAGTATGTCGCGTTTGCAGACGCCAGTTCGGAAGAACGATGAGGTGGTAGTGATTGCGGGCAAGGACCGCGGCAGGCGAGGCCGTGTTCTACGCCTGCTTCCAGACGCGAATCGTGTGATCGTGGAAGGCGTGAACATGGTCAAGCGGCACACGCGTCCGGATCCGCGGCGCAACGTCAAGGGCGGCATTGTCGAGCGAGAGGGGCCCGTCCACGCGTCCAACGTGATGGTGGTGGATCCGACGACGGGCCGGGCGACGCGTGTCGGCCACCGGGTGCTGAACGATGGCCGCAAGGTGAGAATTGCCCGGAGCAGTGGCGAGGTAATCGACCGATGAGCCGGTTGAAGGAGCGGTATCTCAACGAGGTTCGGTCCGCGCTGGGAAAAGAGTTCGGCTACCCGAACGTGATGGCCATCCCCAAGGTCGAGAAAGTGGTGGTCAACATGGGTCTCGGGGAGGCGACGTCGAACGCGAAGGTCATCGACGCGGCGAGCGAGGATCTCGCGCGGATCACGGGCCAGAAGTCGGCAGTCACGCGCGCCCGCAAATCGGTGGCGGCATTCAAAGTGCGGCAGGGCATGCCGATTGGTGCGAGGGTCACGTTGCGTGGTGCGCGCATGTACGAGTTTCTCGATCGGCTCGTGTCGACGGCGCTGCCGCGGGTGCGGGACTTCCGCGGCATTTCGCCGAAGGGGTTCGACGGGCGCGGTAACTATACGCTTGGGTTGCGCGACCAATTGATCTTCCCGGAGATCGACTACCTGAAGGTCGACAAGACACGCGGCATGAATGTGTCGGTCGTGACCACGGCGAAGAGCGACGAGGAGGCCCGAAGGCTGCTGCAGCTCCTTGGCTTCCCGTTCAGGGCGAATTAGCACATGGCGAAGGAATCGAAGATCGCGAAGTCGAAGGCAGACCCAAAGTTCCCGAACCGCCACCGAAATCGGTGCCGCTTGTGCGGGAGGAGCCGCGCGTATCTGCGTAAGTTCCATCTCTGCCGCCTCTGCTTCCGTGACTTGGCCCTCAAGGGCGAGGTAGCCGGTGTGACCAAGAGTAGCTGGTAGGAAGTTATGACTGATCCGATTTCTGACATGCTGACGCGGATTCGGAACGCAGTGCACGGGCGACTCACCCGCGTGGACGTTCCGGCCTCCCGGCTGAAGCTGGAGATCGCCCGGATTCTCGAGCGCGAAGGATATATCACTGCCTTCAAGGTTGTGGATGCAGAAGCCGTGGAGGCACCTCTGCCCGTGATTCGCATCACGTTGAAGTACGGGCCACGAGGCGAGCGCGCCCTTTCGGGTCTCGAACGTGTGAGCAAGCCGGGGCGCCGCGTCTACTGTGGACGTGACGAGGTGCCCCACGTGCTCGGGGGACTCGGTGTCAGCATCCTCACCACGTCGCGCGGCATCATGACGGGTCGTGAAGCCAGCAGCGTCGGCGTGGGCGGCGAGGTGTTGTGTAACGTGTGGTGAAGTCATGTCGCGTATTGGTAAGAAGCCGATTCCTATCCCGGCGAACGTGAAGATCGCGCTCGACAATGGCACTGTCGAGGTGCAGGGGCCCAAGGGGACGTTGCGCCAGCGTGTGCCGAACGGCATCCGGTTCGAGCTGCACGACCAGCAGCTCGTGGCACAGGACCCGGACGACGGACGCGCGGGAGCGAAGTTCCACGGCTTGGCGCGCAGCCTCGTGGCGAACGCCGTGGCCGGCGTGTCCGAGGGCTTCAAGCGGGAGCTCGACATCGTCGGGGTCGGCTACCGCGCCGAGGTGAAGGGCCGGCAGGTGCAGTTCGCGTTGGGCTACTCGCACCCGGTCGTGTTCGACATCCCCGAGGGTATCGAGATCGCGGTCGACAGGAACACCCACGTCGTGGTGTCGGGCATCGACAAGCAACGCGTGGGGCAGGTGGCTGCGAACATTCGGGCACTGCGCAAGCCCGATCCGTACAAGCAGAAAGGGATTCGCTACACGGGCGAGGTGCTGAAGAAGAAGGTCGGGAAGACCGGTGCGTAAGAAGCGATCAGCCGTCAGCGAGCTGATAGCTAAGCTGATCGCTGAGCGCTGAGAGCTGAGAGCTGAGATGAAGATACGAACGAAGAAGGATCGCCGGCACCGCATCAAGCTGCGGATTCGCAAGAAGATGCGTGGGACGGCAGAGCGGCCGCGACTGGTCGTGTTCCGGAGCGTGGCGCACATCTCGGTGCAGATCGTCGATGACTCGGTGGGCCGCACGATGGCCGCCGCCTCGAGCACGGAACCGGACGTACGCGGGAAGCTCGCCGACGGCGCGCGGTCGGGCAACGTGGCGGGCGCGCGCCTCATCGGCCGCGTGGTGGCGGAGCGATTGCTGGAACGGGGTGTGAAGCGAGTGGTCTTCGACCGAAACGGCTTCTTGTATCACGGGCGAGTGCGTGCTGTCGCGGAGGCCGCACGCGAGGCAGGGCTCGAGTTCTAACGAGGGGTTCTGTTCGGTCGTCGTAGCGCAGGCCTTTAGGCCTGCCTGACGTTACGATGGCGGTGGCAGGCCTAAAGGCCTGCGCTACGAGCGAGGGATAAGGATTACGCATGGAGTTCCGCGAAAAGATCGATCCAAGCCAGCTCGAGCTGCAGGATACCGTCGTCTCCATCAACCGGGTGACGAAGGTGGTCAAGGGTGGCAAGAACTTGAGCTTCAGCGCCTTGGTTGTCGTTGGTGACGGGCGGGGCCACGTCGGCTACGGTGTTGGGAAGGCGAAAGAAGTGCCGTCAGCGATCAAGAAGGGCATCGAGACGGCGAAGAAAGGGCTCATCCGCGTGCCGCTCAACGGCTCGACCGTCACGCACGCCGTCGTGGGACATTTTGGCTCGGGCCGGGTGCTGCTCAAGCCAGCGCCGGAGGGCACCGGCATCATTGCCGGGGGGGCCGTTCGTGCGGTGGTCGAATCGGCAGGCATCCAGAACATCGTCACCAAGAGCCTCGGGTCGGCGAACCCACACAACGTAGTACGGGCAACTTTTGCTGGCCTGATGCTCCTGAAGGATCCGGTGGGCCTCGCGCGGATGCGCGGCAAGCAGGCCGAAGAGCTCGTGACACAGGGAGCATGAGGACGACATGACGAAGACCTCCGTCGAATCCACCGTGGCGCCTGACGCGGCGCGGCAGAGCGACAGCGGAGCGCTGCGGATCACGCTGATACGCAGCACGATTGGTTACGACCGAAAGCAAGCGACGGTGGTGCGCGGTCTTGGCCTGCGGCGCATCGGCCACACGGTCGTTGTGAAGGACGATCCATCCAGACGCGGCATGATTGCCAAGGTGCGCCATCTAGTGAAGGTGGATCATGTTTCTGAGTAGTCGCCACTGACGACTACTCATCGAGAGCAACCATGGATTTGAGCAGTCTCAAGCCGCCGGAGGGCGCCAAGCACGCGGCGAAGCGGATCGGCCGCGGGCCTGGCAGCGGCCACGGAAAGACAGCAGGCCGCGGCCACAAGGGCGCGAAGTCGCGATCCGGGTGGAGGACCAAGCGCGGCTTCGAAGGGGGCCAGATGCCGCTGCATCGTCGCTTGCCGAAGCGCGGCTTTCACAACCTCTTTCGAAGCGAGTACGCCGTGGTGAATCTCGACGTGCTGGCGCAGGCGTTCGAGGCCGGCGCGGAGGTTACGCCCGACGCCCTCCGCGCGCGAGGACTGCTGCGTGGGAAGGCGCGTCCCATCAAGGTGTTGGCTCGCGGTGACATCAGTGTGGCGCTCGCCGTGAAGGCGCACAAGTTCAGCGGCAAGGCTGCCGAGAAGATCCAGGCGGCCGGCGGCTCGGTCGAGACATTGACCTAGCAGCGTGTAAAGAGCGTTATGGAGAGCTTTCGAAACATCTGGGTGATCCCAGAGCTCAGGATGCGAGTCCTGTTCACGCTCGGGTTGCTCGCCGTGTTTCGTCTGGGGTCGCATATCACGACACCGGGCATCAACACGGCCGCGCTCGAGGAGATCGCGGCCCAGTACGCCCAGAACACGATGTTCGGCCTGTACGATCTCTTCTCGGGCCAGAACTTGTCGCAGATGACGATCTTTGCGTTGGGCGTGATGCCGTACATCAGCGCGTCGATCATCATGCAGTTGCTGACCGTGGTGTGGCCGTACCTCGAGCGCTTGTCGAAAGAAGGCGAGCTGGGACGCCGGAAGATTACGCAGTATACGCGCTACGGGACGATTGTCTTGGCCGTCATCCAGTCGTTCACGATCGCGCTCTTCATCGAGAACTTCGGGAACACGGCGGGCGGCGTGCAGGTGGTCTACGAGCCGGGCCTGGCCTTCCGGCTGATGACCGTGCTCACGCTCACGGCAGGAACGACCTTCGTGATGTGGCTCGGCGAGCAGATCACCGAGCGTGGTGTGGGGAACGGGATGTCGCTCCTCATCTTCGCCGGCATCGTCGTGGGGCTGCCGTCGGCGGTGTTGGCGACGATCGACCAGATGCGGACGGGCCAGATGGGCATCATTCGAGTCGCCTTGTTGGTGGCCTTGATGGTCGTCGTCGTCGGGGTCATCGTGTTCTTCGAGCGCGCACAACGGCGCGTGACCGTCCAGTATGCGAAGCGCGTCGTTGGCCGGCGGATGTACGGCGGGTCGAGCACGCACATCCCGCTGAAGGTGAACACCGGCGGCGTCATCCCGGTCATCTTCGCGAGCTCGCTGCTGGCGTTGCCGATCACGGTTGCGCAGGCGTTTCCGCCGGAGAGCTGGACGTGGCGCGTGTCCGAGCAGTTGAATCCGGGCATGCCGTTGTACAACTTGCTGTACGTGTCGATGATCATTTTCTTCACGTACTTCTACGTCGCGATCATCTTCAACCCGGACGATGTC
This window encodes:
- the rpsS gene encoding 30S ribosomal protein S19; translated protein: MSRSLKKGPFVDTPLLEKVEVMNRAGNKQVIKTWSRRSTVVPEMVGHTIAVHNGKKFVPVYLTENMVGHKLGEFAPTRTFRGHTSKTEKTAGRG
- the rplV gene encoding 50S ribosomal protein L22, with amino-acid sequence MEAQATAKYVRTSAQKAGLVLDLIRGRNVPQATATLKFSRKRVARAIEKVLHSAVANAQQKDGFGGDVDQLYVKGCHANQGPSLKRIRPAPMGRAFRVLKRTTHVTIAVAERPAAVRLPDTASKSARPARRGAPRKRAQGSSDRGRAARAKKADA
- the rpsC gene encoding 30S ribosomal protein S3, yielding MGQKVHPYGFRLGFNKTWQSRWYADKDYAKLLHEDLALRADLKRRFSHAGVAKVEIERAANKLKIDIHTSRPGIIIGRKGTEVDKLKGEVQKRTQREVFINIQEIQKPELDAQLISESVAMQLEKRVAFRRAMRKAVESALRFGARGIKIRVSGRLNGAEIARSEWYLHGQLPLQTLRADIDYGYAVARTTYGVIGVKVWLYKGERVVMRAPREEEYRPGRRAARGA
- the rplP gene encoding 50S ribosomal protein L16; translated protein: MLMPKKVKFRKQQRGRMRGKAWRGSEVAFGDFGLKALEPCWLTARQIEAARVAMTRFVKRGGKIWIRVFPDKPLSKKPQETRMGKGKGAPELWVTVVRPGRILFEMEGVAESEARRAMQLAAAKLPIKTRFATRFAAEKAS
- the rpmC gene encoding 50S ribosomal protein L29, whose amino-acid sequence is MKRVAQFQEMGVDALHQRELELGDELFRLRMQKATGQLEKAPKLREVRRDIARVKTLLRQKVSRAGATG
- the rpsQ gene encoding 30S ribosomal protein S17; its protein translation is MAVKTELQGLVVSDKMDKTVVVAVTRRVPHPLYGKIMRRTKKFVAHDAANAAKIGDRVVIIASRPLSRLKRWAVTRIVKPARGM
- the rplN gene encoding 50S ribosomal protein L14; the encoded protein is MIQMRTILDVADNSGARKIAVINPLGGSTGSSARLGDIVTASVKEASPDGNVKKGQVVKAVIVRTRKEQRRRDGSYIRFDRNAAVLVNDQGEPIGTRVFGPVARELRERRFMKIVSLAPEVL
- the rplX gene encoding 50S ribosomal protein L24, producing MSRLQTPVRKNDEVVVIAGKDRGRRGRVLRLLPDANRVIVEGVNMVKRHTRPDPRRNVKGGIVEREGPVHASNVMVVDPTTGRATRVGHRVLNDGRKVRIARSSGEVIDR
- the rplE gene encoding 50S ribosomal protein L5; its protein translation is MSRLKERYLNEVRSALGKEFGYPNVMAIPKVEKVVVNMGLGEATSNAKVIDAASEDLARITGQKSAVTRARKSVAAFKVRQGMPIGARVTLRGARMYEFLDRLVSTALPRVRDFRGISPKGFDGRGNYTLGLRDQLIFPEIDYLKVDKTRGMNVSVVTTAKSDEEARRLLQLLGFPFRAN
- a CDS encoding type Z 30S ribosomal protein S14, whose translation is MAKESKIAKSKADPKFPNRHRNRCRLCGRSRAYLRKFHLCRLCFRDLALKGEVAGVTKSSW
- the rpsH gene encoding 30S ribosomal protein S8, which produces MTDPISDMLTRIRNAVHGRLTRVDVPASRLKLEIARILEREGYITAFKVVDAEAVEAPLPVIRITLKYGPRGERALSGLERVSKPGRRVYCGRDEVPHVLGGLGVSILTTSRGIMTGREASSVGVGGEVLCNVW
- the rplF gene encoding 50S ribosomal protein L6; the encoded protein is MSRIGKKPIPIPANVKIALDNGTVEVQGPKGTLRQRVPNGIRFELHDQQLVAQDPDDGRAGAKFHGLARSLVANAVAGVSEGFKRELDIVGVGYRAEVKGRQVQFALGYSHPVVFDIPEGIEIAVDRNTHVVVSGIDKQRVGQVAANIRALRKPDPYKQKGIRYTGEVLKKKVGKTGA
- a CDS encoding 50S ribosomal protein L18, which produces MKIRTKKDRRHRIKLRIRKKMRGTAERPRLVVFRSVAHISVQIVDDSVGRTMAAASSTEPDVRGKLADGARSGNVAGARLIGRVVAERLLERGVKRVVFDRNGFLYHGRVRAVAEAAREAGLEF
- the rpsE gene encoding 30S ribosomal protein S5 — translated: MEFREKIDPSQLELQDTVVSINRVTKVVKGGKNLSFSALVVVGDGRGHVGYGVGKAKEVPSAIKKGIETAKKGLIRVPLNGSTVTHAVVGHFGSGRVLLKPAPEGTGIIAGGAVRAVVESAGIQNIVTKSLGSANPHNVVRATFAGLMLLKDPVGLARMRGKQAEELVTQGA
- the rpmD gene encoding 50S ribosomal protein L30, with protein sequence MTKTSVESTVAPDAARQSDSGALRITLIRSTIGYDRKQATVVRGLGLRRIGHTVVVKDDPSRRGMIAKVRHLVKVDHVSE
- the rplO gene encoding 50S ribosomal protein L15, whose translation is MDLSSLKPPEGAKHAAKRIGRGPGSGHGKTAGRGHKGAKSRSGWRTKRGFEGGQMPLHRRLPKRGFHNLFRSEYAVVNLDVLAQAFEAGAEVTPDALRARGLLRGKARPIKVLARGDISVALAVKAHKFSGKAAEKIQAAGGSVETLT
- the secY gene encoding preprotein translocase subunit SecY yields the protein MESFRNIWVIPELRMRVLFTLGLLAVFRLGSHITTPGINTAALEEIAAQYAQNTMFGLYDLFSGQNLSQMTIFALGVMPYISASIIMQLLTVVWPYLERLSKEGELGRRKITQYTRYGTIVLAVIQSFTIALFIENFGNTAGGVQVVYEPGLAFRLMTVLTLTAGTTFVMWLGEQITERGVGNGMSLLIFAGIVVGLPSAVLATIDQMRTGQMGIIRVALLVALMVVVVGVIVFFERAQRRVTVQYAKRVVGRRMYGGSSTHIPLKVNTGGVIPVIFASSLLALPITVAQAFPPESWTWRVSEQLNPGMPLYNLLYVSMIIFFTYFYVAIIFNPDDVAENMRKYGGFVPGIRPGKRTAEYIDTILGRLTVVGALYLAAVALLPEFLMAGFRVAPIPFIGEQLDAVLPQFVTEGLNVQFFFGGTSLLIVVGVAMDTVNQVESQLIMRHYDGFMKRTRIRGRRG